A part of Candidatus Bathyarchaeota archaeon genomic DNA contains:
- a CDS encoding RNA-binding protein (forms a homotrimeric complex that covers the face of the exosome RNA-processing complex; involved in substrate/cofactor recruitment and regulated processing), protein MPTFFEKRQLVTPGDLLAEGDYIAGENTFKSNDKIYASRIGLVEYEDKKVNVVALRAFYVPRVGDTVIGTVVEVGFNGWVVDINAPYLALLRASDVLSRPFKPQKDDLTQVLDVGDLVVAKIASYDRTHNPQLNVGEPGLGKITRGQIVKITPTKIPRVIGKKGSMISMIKQETGCHIILGQNGVILITGKNLEDEELAMMAIHKIEEESHTTGLTDRILQMIRKEKEKRGGS, encoded by the coding sequence ATGCCTACATTTTTTGAGAAAAGGCAACTTGTAACACCCGGGGACTTATTAGCTGAAGGTGATTACATTGCTGGTGAGAACACTTTTAAATCAAACGATAAAATTTACGCCTCTAGAATTGGGCTTGTAGAATATGAAGATAAAAAAGTAAACGTTGTAGCTTTAAGAGCATTTTATGTCCCAAGGGTTGGAGACACAGTTATAGGAACAGTTGTAGAAGTTGGATTCAATGGATGGGTTGTTGACATAAATGCACCTTACTTGGCGCTTTTAAGAGCTTCAGATGTGCTTAGTCGACCTTTCAAGCCACAGAAAGATGATTTAACACAAGTCCTTGATGTAGGTGATTTAGTTGTGGCAAAAATAGCCTCGTACGATAGAACCCATAATCCCCAGTTAAACGTCGGTGAACCTGGGCTTGGAAAGATAACCCGTGGACAGATTGTGAAGATAACGCCAACGAAAATTCCACGAGTGATTGGAAAGAAAGGTTCAATGATTTCTATGATAAAACAGGAGACTGGTTGCCACATAATACTGGGTCAAAATGGAGTAATACTCATTACTGGTAAAAATCTAGAAGATGAAGAATTAGCAATGATGGCCATACATAAAATTGAGGAGGAATCTCACACAACCGGGTTAACCGATCGTATATTACAGATGATTAGAAAGGAGAAGGAAAAGAGGGGAGGTAGTTAA
- a CDS encoding exosome complex protein Rrp42, producing the protein MMTTTTVVRVKQKQIAQLIAKGKRLDGRGLNDYRDIKIEQGIVERAEGSARVLLGKTEVMAGVKIETGEPFPDTPNEGVLTVNAELVPLASPTFEPGPPDENSIELARVVDRGIRESKAIDLEKLCITPGKKVFVIFVDIYVLNHDGNLIDASALAALAALLNTKMFNYEIEDGEVKVKSGYIPLPVRRHPVAVTFAKINDKLVVDPWLEEEQIMDARLTITTDDDGNICAVQKGGSGYFTPKQVFEAAQIAKEKAEEIRKKLGW; encoded by the coding sequence ATGATGACTACCACAACAGTTGTCCGCGTAAAGCAAAAGCAAATTGCACAGCTGATTGCAAAAGGAAAAAGATTGGACGGCAGGGGCCTAAACGACTACCGCGATATAAAAATCGAGCAAGGAATAGTTGAAAGGGCTGAGGGTTCCGCAAGGGTTCTCCTTGGAAAAACGGAGGTTATGGCTGGAGTTAAAATCGAAACCGGCGAACCTTTTCCAGACACACCTAATGAAGGTGTTTTAACAGTTAACGCTGAACTTGTGCCTTTAGCTTCACCGACCTTCGAGCCTGGACCGCCGGATGAAAACTCAATAGAATTGGCAAGAGTTGTCGATAGGGGAATAAGAGAATCTAAGGCGATAGATCTTGAAAAACTATGCATAACACCCGGCAAGAAGGTATTCGTAATATTTGTGGATATATATGTTCTAAACCATGATGGAAACCTGATCGATGCTTCAGCCCTAGCAGCTCTAGCTGCATTACTAAACACAAAAATGTTTAATTATGAAATTGAAGACGGAGAAGTAAAAGTGAAATCCGGCTATATCCCGCTTCCAGTGCGTAGACATCCAGTGGCAGTCACGTTTGCAAAGATAAATGACAAGCTTGTAGTAGATCCATGGCTTGAAGAGGAACAGATAATGGATGCACGACTTACAATAACAACAGACGATGACGGCAACATTTGCGCAGTCCAAAAAGGTGGAAGCGGATACTTTACACCAAAACAAGTATTTGAAGCAGCTCAAATAGCTAAGGAAAAGGCTGAGGAAATAAGGAAAAAGCTGGGATGGTGA
- a CDS encoding CTP-dependent riboflavin kinase, protein MRKTRKIVCVKGKVVSGIGKGAKFIELPWVRRQINEKLGFTPYAGTLNIMLNEEYINARKIIEKATPIIIVPEPEYCRGKCFRAFIMNSAEGAVIIPEVKDYPENILEVIASVNLRNKFKLEDGDLVKVSVILE, encoded by the coding sequence ATGAGGAAAACGCGGAAAATAGTATGTGTAAAAGGCAAAGTTGTTTCTGGAATAGGGAAAGGAGCAAAATTTATCGAGCTTCCATGGGTGAGACGCCAGATCAACGAAAAACTTGGATTCACTCCTTATGCCGGAACCCTAAACATTATGCTTAATGAAGAATACATAAATGCCAGAAAAATAATCGAAAAGGCAACGCCCATAATAATTGTGCCCGAGCCAGAGTATTGCCGTGGAAAATGTTTCAGAGCCTTCATCATGAATTCAGCAGAGGGTGCAGTTATCATTCCAGAAGTTAAGGATTATCCTGAAAACATTTTGGAGGTGATCGCATCAGTAAATCTAAGGAACAAATTTAAACTTGAGGATGGAGACCTCGTAAAGGTCAGCGTGATTCTTGAATAG
- a CDS encoding CoA-binding protein has translation MDASIRQLGAFFNPESVAVVGATKNVNKAGHVIFKNFAENKKRGVFKGEVYPVNPREDYILGFRCYPKLTKIAGKLDLVVIVVPANIVPEIMKDAAAKKVKAIVIISSGFGEIGNHELEREVVSIAKKAGIRVLGPNCLGVYDSRTGVDMLFLPETKILTTGEEVVATPRPMKGNIAIVTQSGAFGAAALDYLTGRQMGVSKFVSFGNKSDVDEAEMLDYLLYDAETKAILLYVEDVKNGKLFMEVASRVTRRKPIIALKAGKTEAGARAAASHTGAIAGSDQVYDAAFAQTGILRVHDMEEFFDAAKALVMQPPAAGRNVAIITDAGGPGIMAADECELRGIIVKKLSEETLQKFERLKEEGKIPKFAATLNPVDLTGSVTSEMYKLAAELVFQDPEIHGIIVLGLHHTPALQEDYIDKVAAVAGEYNKPIVACDIGETEMALHTRTRFDKLGIPAYGSPEDAARAMSALIRYGMYLKKKGFFEEYLYNFLKDRRKQSIQESR, from the coding sequence TTGGATGCATCCATAAGGCAACTTGGCGCTTTTTTCAATCCGGAGTCTGTTGCTGTTGTCGGTGCAACTAAAAACGTGAATAAGGCTGGGCATGTTATATTCAAGAATTTTGCGGAAAACAAAAAGAGGGGTGTATTCAAAGGCGAAGTTTACCCCGTGAATCCCCGCGAAGATTATATTTTAGGTTTTAGATGTTACCCGAAGTTGACGAAAATTGCTGGAAAACTCGATCTAGTGGTTATCGTCGTTCCAGCGAATATTGTTCCAGAAATAATGAAGGATGCTGCAGCTAAAAAAGTTAAAGCCATCGTTATCATCAGTTCAGGTTTTGGAGAAATTGGAAACCACGAGCTTGAAAGAGAAGTTGTAAGCATAGCCAAAAAAGCTGGGATAAGGGTTCTTGGACCTAACTGTCTCGGAGTTTACGACTCAAGAACTGGCGTGGATATGTTATTCTTGCCAGAAACTAAAATCTTGACGACCGGTGAAGAAGTTGTTGCTACACCGAGGCCGATGAAGGGGAACATAGCTATAGTTACCCAAAGCGGAGCATTTGGTGCTGCCGCCTTAGATTATTTAACTGGCAGACAGATGGGTGTAAGCAAATTCGTGAGTTTCGGCAACAAAAGCGACGTAGATGAAGCGGAAATGCTTGATTATCTACTGTACGACGCCGAGACAAAAGCTATACTGTTGTATGTTGAGGATGTGAAAAATGGCAAATTATTCATGGAAGTAGCCTCAAGAGTAACGCGGAGAAAGCCAATAATAGCTCTAAAAGCTGGTAAAACAGAAGCGGGAGCGAGGGCAGCAGCATCGCATACCGGCGCCATTGCCGGTTCTGATCAAGTGTATGATGCAGCTTTTGCACAAACCGGAATTTTAAGAGTACATGACATGGAGGAATTTTTCGACGCTGCAAAAGCGTTGGTAATGCAACCTCCAGCTGCTGGTAGAAACGTGGCAATAATTACTGACGCTGGAGGCCCTGGGATAATGGCAGCGGATGAATGTGAGTTGCGGGGAATTATTGTTAAAAAACTCTCTGAGGAGACTCTTCAAAAATTTGAGAGACTGAAAGAGGAAGGCAAAATTCCAAAATTTGCGGCAACACTTAACCCGGTGGACCTAACAGGCTCTGTTACATCAGAAATGTATAAACTTGCAGCTGAACTTGTTTTTCAAGATCCGGAGATTCATGGAATCATTGTACTCGGACTACATCACACACCAGCACTACAGGAGGACTACATTGACAAAGTGGCGGCGGTTGCTGGCGAGTACAATAAACCTATAGTTGCATGTGACATCGGTGAGACTGAAATGGCGCTACACACTCGGACACGCTTTGACAAGCTTGGGATTCCAGCATACGGCTCTCCTGAAGACGCTGCCAGAGCTATGAGCGCTCTCATCCGATATGGAATGTACTTAAAGAAGAAAGGCTTTTTCGAAGAGTATTTGTATAATTTCTTAAAGGATAGGCGAAAACAATCTATTCAAGAATCACGCTGA
- a CDS encoding ribosome assembly factor SBDS, with translation MSEKYTIARITRGSEHFEVVVKPDKALDYRLGKTSAITEVLVTETIFSDASKGTRVSEETLRKVFGTTDPLKVADIIIKKGTLQLTTEQRRKMIEEKRRQIIAFISKQCVDPRTNLPHPPMRIEQAMEQIHYSIDPFKTTEEQAREVIKLLRQVLPLKIEQVSVSVHVPAEYAAKAYGTIKAMGTIKREEWRADGSWYGILEMPAGLYGPFLEKIGEVTKGNAEAKIIS, from the coding sequence ATGAGTGAAAAGTACACGATTGCCCGCATTACAAGGGGCAGTGAACACTTTGAAGTCGTTGTGAAACCTGATAAGGCTTTAGACTACCGCTTAGGAAAGACTTCTGCAATTACAGAAGTGCTTGTTACTGAAACCATTTTCTCAGACGCAAGTAAGGGTACAAGAGTTTCAGAGGAAACTCTCCGTAAGGTTTTTGGAACAACTGATCCTCTTAAAGTGGCAGATATAATAATTAAAAAGGGTACGCTTCAACTGACAACCGAGCAGCGTAGAAAAATGATTGAAGAAAAACGTAGGCAAATAATAGCGTTCATATCAAAACAATGTGTGGACCCGCGGACGAACCTCCCTCATCCACCTATGCGCATTGAACAAGCCATGGAGCAAATTCACTATTCGATAGACCCGTTCAAAACGACTGAGGAACAAGCAAGAGAGGTGATTAAGCTTTTGAGGCAAGTCTTGCCCCTGAAAATTGAGCAAGTCTCAGTCAGCGTTCATGTACCAGCGGAGTATGCAGCAAAAGCCTACGGGACAATAAAGGCTATGGGAACAATAAAACGTGAGGAATGGCGAGCAGACGGTTCATGGTATGGAATTTTGGAAATGCCCGCGGGCCTTTATGGGCCGTTTCTCGAAAAAATTGGGGAGGTTACAAAGGGAAACGCTGAGGCAAAAATAATATCCTAA
- a CDS encoding 50S ribosomal protein L37ae — MGKRTKKVGPTRGLGARYGATVRKRYIKIVTEMKKKHKCPQCGLPKVKRVSVGIWKCKKCGFTFTGGAYAPATKLGTVAKRVAKGAPVEAEVSAASGTEEE; from the coding sequence ATGGGTAAAAGAACCAAAAAAGTTGGTCCAACCAGAGGATTAGGGGCTCGTTACGGAGCAACGGTTAGGAAACGCTATATAAAAATTGTTACTGAAATGAAGAAAAAGCACAAGTGTCCTCAATGTGGTCTTCCAAAAGTCAAAAGAGTTAGTGTAGGTATCTGGAAATGTAAGAAATGCGGTTTCACATTCACTGGTGGGGCATATGCACCAGCAACAAAACTTGGAACCGTTGCTAAACGTGTGGCCAAAGGCGCACCGGTAGAAGCAGAAGTCTCAGCAGCGTCAGGGACTGAGGAAGAGTAG
- a CDS encoding exosome complex exonuclease Rrp41: MSQKVETLIDKRGLRLDGRKPDELRPIKIEVGVLSNADGSAYIEQGKNKILAAVYGPKELHPKHLALPDRMVLRCRYHMAPFSVQERKSPAPSRREIELSKVIREAIEPAVFVEYYPRTAVDLFVEVLQADGSTRCTSITAASLALADAGIPMRDLVAACSAGKVEDVIVLDLMDTEDKVGSADVPVAYMPNLGVITLLQMDGTLTHEEFEKAVNLAIEGCKKIYTLQKEALKAKYVSVKEVEE; encoded by the coding sequence ATGAGCCAAAAAGTTGAGACCTTAATTGATAAAAGAGGTTTAAGACTTGACGGGAGAAAACCTGATGAGCTTAGACCCATAAAAATTGAGGTTGGTGTGCTTTCAAATGCTGACGGCTCAGCCTATATTGAACAAGGGAAAAACAAGATTTTAGCCGCCGTTTATGGGCCGAAGGAGCTTCATCCAAAACATTTGGCTTTACCTGACCGCATGGTTTTAAGGTGTCGCTATCATATGGCGCCTTTTTCCGTTCAGGAGCGCAAGTCTCCGGCTCCATCTAGGCGAGAGATAGAGCTTTCAAAGGTTATTAGGGAGGCCATTGAACCAGCCGTTTTCGTTGAGTATTATCCCCGCACAGCAGTTGATCTGTTTGTTGAAGTTTTGCAGGCTGATGGAAGCACGAGGTGTACAAGTATAACTGCCGCCTCGTTGGCTTTAGCTGACGCTGGTATTCCAATGCGGGATTTAGTGGCCGCATGCTCCGCAGGCAAAGTTGAAGACGTGATAGTTCTGGATTTAATGGATACCGAGGACAAGGTGGGTTCTGCCGATGTTCCAGTGGCTTACATGCCTAATTTGGGCGTTATAACGCTCCTACAAATGGATGGAACCCTAACTCACGAAGAATTCGAGAAGGCTGTGAACCTTGCCATTGAAGGCTGCAAAAAAATCTATACCTTGCAAAAGGAAGCTTTAAAAGCCAAATATGTAAGCGTCAAGGAGGTTGAAGAATGA
- a CDS encoding DUF2096 family protein — protein MSVWKVLEEMVTDFRKKGVSIPSNIFDDLKYARILINVLKADPSRLETSQKIEECLNNVESYLISEGQKFGEKYVEEWLEKLEEASRKIDEDEGVSRFVPGLPREQRWIRVKSSNEIPLDTLKALAEELNLSFETQADGYLLVYGEDESVKKFVKKIATKYSLKTEK, from the coding sequence TTGAGTGTTTGGAAAGTTCTTGAGGAAATGGTTACAGACTTCCGTAAAAAAGGTGTTTCCATCCCTTCCAACATTTTTGACGACTTGAAATACGCGCGAATTTTAATCAATGTCTTGAAGGCTGACCCTTCAAGGCTTGAAACAAGCCAGAAAATCGAGGAATGCCTAAACAATGTGGAGTCTTATCTTATTTCGGAAGGGCAAAAGTTTGGAGAAAAATATGTTGAAGAATGGCTTGAAAAGCTAGAAGAAGCCAGCAGAAAAATCGATGAGGACGAAGGTGTTTCAAGGTTTGTTCCAGGATTGCCAAGGGAACAACGTTGGATTCGCGTTAAGTCATCGAATGAGATACCTCTCGACACATTAAAGGCTTTAGCCGAAGAGTTAAATCTTTCATTTGAAACACAAGCTGACGGGTATTTGCTTGTTTATGGCGAAGACGAGAGTGTTAAAAAGTTTGTCAAGAAAATAGCTACAAAGTATAGTTTAAAGACAGAGAAATAG
- a CDS encoding inositol-3-phosphate synthase, protein MTEIRVAIVGVGNSASALVQGVEYYKNSKEDETVPGLMHVNFGGYHVRDIKFVAAFDVDKNKIGKDLSEAIFTKPNCCAKFAEVPKMGVKVQPGPILDGVAEHMRGPFNVYNEGEIKPVDVVNVLKEVEAEVLVNYLPVGSHNATRFYAKAALDAGCAFVNCIPEFIASDPNWSRKFEERGLPVAGDDVKSQLGATILHRNLVRLCVDRGVIVDETYQLNLGGDTDFLNMTVEERLKTKRVSKTEAVKSLVPYDLPTRIGPSDYVPFLGNKKICYIWLKGRKFGDRPLTITVKLEVEDSPNSAGVVIDVIRAVKLALDRKVAGPLISISSYAFKHPPIQVPDPVAKEWVEDYIKGKRER, encoded by the coding sequence GTGACCGAAATTCGCGTGGCAATAGTTGGTGTCGGCAACTCAGCATCTGCCCTAGTTCAAGGAGTAGAATACTACAAGAATTCCAAAGAGGATGAAACAGTTCCTGGACTTATGCATGTTAACTTTGGCGGGTATCATGTACGAGACATAAAGTTTGTCGCCGCTTTCGACGTGGACAAAAACAAAATTGGAAAAGATCTGTCTGAAGCTATATTCACAAAACCGAACTGCTGTGCGAAGTTCGCCGAAGTTCCAAAAATGGGCGTGAAAGTTCAGCCGGGGCCAATCCTTGATGGTGTAGCTGAACATATGAGAGGACCTTTCAACGTTTATAATGAAGGCGAGATTAAACCAGTGGATGTAGTGAACGTGTTAAAAGAAGTTGAAGCAGAAGTTTTAGTAAATTATCTGCCAGTTGGAAGCCACAATGCCACTAGGTTTTACGCTAAGGCCGCTTTAGATGCGGGATGTGCGTTTGTTAATTGCATTCCAGAGTTCATAGCTTCAGACCCAAATTGGAGTCGAAAATTTGAAGAAAGAGGCCTTCCTGTAGCAGGTGATGATGTTAAAAGTCAATTGGGTGCAACAATCCTCCACAGAAATCTTGTACGCTTATGCGTTGATAGAGGCGTTATTGTTGATGAAACCTATCAGTTGAACCTAGGCGGAGACACCGATTTCCTAAACATGACTGTCGAGGAAAGATTGAAAACAAAGCGTGTAAGCAAAACAGAAGCCGTTAAAAGTCTAGTGCCATACGACTTACCAACCCGTATAGGACCATCAGACTATGTGCCTTTCCTTGGAAATAAGAAGATATGCTACATTTGGCTTAAGGGCAGAAAATTCGGTGACAGACCGTTAACAATAACTGTTAAACTTGAAGTGGAAGACTCGCCCAACAGTGCCGGAGTGGTTATCGATGTTATAAGAGCCGTAAAACTTGCACTAGACCGAAAAGTAGCTGGACCCCTAATAAGCATATCATCCTACGCCTTTAAGCATCCACCAATCCAAGTTCCAGATCCTGTGGCAAAAGAATGGGTAGAAGACTATATAAAGGGGAAAAGGGAACGCTAG
- the psmA gene encoding archaeal proteasome endopeptidase complex subunit alpha produces the protein MSVFAAPGAYDRAITVFSPDGRLFQVEYAMELVNRGATILGIKCPEGVVLGAEETVEPLEESETSWKIFKIDEHIGAAIVGLSSDARVLIDNARIYAQSNRLTYDEPIDVEVVTKRVCDIKQLYTQHGGVRPFGVSLLFGGVDKTGCRLFATHPSGTYRGHKAIAVGAGKETAMNILREEYRDGMSLEDAIKLAVKCLVKALEARGLPPRIKVAVISVATKKMEMLSDEAVEGYMKKLGLGK, from the coding sequence ATGTCCGTGTTTGCAGCTCCGGGTGCGTATGACCGCGCCATAACCGTTTTCTCGCCCGACGGTAGGCTCTTTCAAGTTGAATACGCCATGGAGCTTGTCAATCGGGGAGCGACAATCTTGGGAATAAAATGTCCTGAAGGCGTTGTTTTAGGGGCTGAGGAAACAGTTGAACCTCTTGAAGAGTCTGAAACTTCTTGGAAAATTTTTAAAATTGACGAACATATTGGTGCAGCCATAGTTGGTTTAAGCTCTGATGCTAGAGTTTTGATTGATAACGCTAGAATTTATGCACAGAGTAATAGGCTGACTTATGATGAGCCAATTGACGTGGAAGTTGTAACCAAGCGGGTATGCGATATAAAGCAGCTTTACACTCAGCATGGAGGAGTTAGACCGTTCGGCGTTTCGCTGCTGTTCGGTGGAGTGGATAAAACTGGTTGTCGTCTTTTTGCAACTCATCCAAGCGGCACATATAGAGGGCATAAAGCTATAGCTGTGGGGGCTGGAAAGGAGACAGCGATGAATATTTTGCGAGAAGAATACCGCGATGGTATGAGTCTAGAAGACGCAATAAAACTTGCAGTGAAATGTCTCGTGAAAGCTCTTGAAGCCAGAGGGCTTCCACCTCGAATAAAAGTTGCAGTTATTTCAGTAGCCACAAAGAAAATGGAGATGCTTAGCGACGAAGCGGTTGAAGGCTACATGAAAAAGTTGGGACTGGGCAAGTGA